The DNA window TCTCTAAGGCTGATGTTAAACATTCATTGATACTGGAAGCAAGATCCCTCATTATGAGTGCGTTTGTTCTGGCATGAACAAGACGGACCGTTATCTTGTCATCTTCACAAAGAATATACATATCCAAGGAAGGATCAATAGTGAACACTCCTGACCTGTGGAACAGCATTTCCCTGTTGATCTCTCCGTATCTCTTCACCGACCAGACAGATAAGCAGTAACTTATAAATCTGAAGGATAATGCAGGAGGTATCATCATTGATGTCGATTGAAAAGCTATGGCAATATTTCGTTGTGTGATGTCGGCTGCATGAAGGTATCCGGAATCATCACTAGCTCGTACCATACTTGCAACATAGTAAAAGTCTGCAGGTATACGCGTTCTGTTAGTATCATATCTCTTTGGCTCTACCAATATATCCAGATGGGTCATGACATTTAATAAGTAATCTTCGTCTTTGTGaaacttttcatatttcttCCTCTTCCAAACTTCATGTATTGCGTGTTTTGATACCACTCCTTTCGTTCCCATTGCATCCCATATGTCTTCTCTTTTTCTGTCTCCTTTACAGAAGCGCCTGTCTGTTACAATGGATTTGAATGCATCGATGAGAAGGGTCGGAGACAGAATAATTCGGTCGTTCAATTTAGGTTCATCAAAGTATAATAACTTGCCAATTGAATGTTGAAACTTTAGAAATACCTTCAACTCATCATCTGACAGAGGTCTAATGGGCTGCAATGCGTTTATTTTCTTCAGATGCTCTAGGGTAATCAGAGGAATGTTGCGTCTGATCAGCGAGGCGAATTCTAACTCTAAAGGGATAAAGCATTTTGGAAGAAGTTCCCCCCAGTTTGGTTGCCTCTCGGATTCTTTGATGATTATCTTCTGTATCGTttccatttctgtgtcatttttgtctttagcGTTGACAAATATCTGATCATCAATAACCAAATGTTGTCTTAGTGGTGTTCGCTGaaacattttgttgatttctgCAAATATGTCACGCCGTCTTTCTTCAACTTCGTGCTAAAAAACAATAGAATGTCTGTACGCCTACGTTTAAATCTGAAAACAATTCCGGCTCtggaaataattattttcagtaatacattttCAATGTATATGACATTATATACTTACAGATATACAATTGCTTGAAAAGATGgaaataatgatataattttataaaaaaaagaacaaaggaAAATACAGAATAGTTACCCACATTTAGTGTGTTATTTGTCAACATACAAAACTGTATACAACGTACGACGAAAATAAAGATGCCTAAAACCCTAAAGAGTACAGAAATCCAAAagctttttaattattaattataagGAAAGATGTGTTATGAATGCCAATGGCATTCAGCAGGGTtcaagaacatcagttgttcgacctgttagtcaaatgcgttttgtttgaatatactttttcactcttttggtcttttggaaaatgttgtttgttctttttttttagaccCTTTTACAACGAAATtggttttacatgcacacgtttAAAAATTGCGATTTTTATCCATTACAATCATAgatttgaacgtagttttcaatttagactcgtatatatatatatatatatatatagcaggGGTAAATCAAGAAATTTTTAAGTGCGGGTGTCCTAATTCATGATAGGGGAGGGGTTTCAACCAATGCCCTATTCAAAAATGCCTTGACCCTCTAATAAAAGATTTAACTCCCGGACATATACCCCTACGTTGGATCCGCAACTGTATGGATGGAAAATGTTCGGAACTGACACAAAATGAGTACGAAATTTGAGTgcatgtacatgttaaacaaaaattgataacattACATGAAGGTCAACTGTTGCATGTCCCAATCAGTTTGAATTAATAAGATTTCCCAAACCCTAAAAACGAATGTATTAAATCTGCTTTGCATTTTTATCAAGGATAATAATGGCTGGTTATTATTTTATGACTGGAAACAGAATTCATTGGATTCTTCTAAAGAATGTTCTATCTTTCTCAAAGAAAATAactatatttaagtatataaCAACAATATAATTGTCAAAACCGTTAATCGTTTTTATTGATTGAAATTATCTGGTTtactataatataataatatacttACAGCTTTTACCTGATCTTTGTGCGTTAAAACAACCATAATTTTGGGAAATCCTTGATTACTTCCCTTGCAGTATGTTACAATTGTGTTGACCCAGAATAGCAAATAGTCTGTACGAATACACagcaaaaagaaatacaaagacaCATTGATggacatatattaaaaaaaatatacatatacattattTGTGAAAAGTATCgttcaataaatatattaaaaaccttACAATGATGGATTGAAGTGTTAACATGTTTCCAAGTTTATATTACAAGTACAATAAGTAGTTGTATACAAATataggactctaaagtgcgatggccACATACTCTAAAgcgacattgtttttttttatttaaatgtgataaaaaaatgCTTAAGTGCAATTCTATGACACAATGTGtagtctttttttaaatgttgtacaatggccattttctagaaagtatatatacattatcTGTGAATTTTATCGTTCGATAAATGAATTCGAAACCTTACAATGATGGATTGAAGTTTTGACATGTCTACAAGTTTAAACTTACAACTACAACCAGttgttgtatataaatataggaTTCGAAAATGCGATACCCACACTAAGTGCATTGGTTTATGCTAAAGAGCGATGACGGCAGACTCTAAAGGGgagatgtttttttgttttaaatgcgataaaaaaaaccacgcTAAAGTGTAATTCTATGAGACAATGGGGAGTCTTTTTAATGTTGTACACTGGTCATTGAATAACCTTTTTTAGTTTATAAGACGATATGTTTGAAGCCGTGTGATTATTAGTTTCATAGTTGAACGATTTGTGTTAGATGCATAGgtaaaatttcctttttttttaagtacagtTGTTGCCTGTTGTCCTTAAAGTGtaataaattgagaaaggaaataggaatgtgtcaaagcgataacaacccgaccatagagcatacaacagccgaaggccaccttACATTTAACTCGTTAGTATATCCGGTATTTAATGGTTATCGTTTGATGGCATATTTCATATATGGTgttcgttcattgttttgtattaaAGTCACGTTGCTACTTTTTctagtttaaattgttttattttaaactggTTGTTCTGAAGCCCTTTTGACTTAATTAAAGCCAATGCTGCGCGTCAAAGTTATACTTTAACCTTAAGTTGCAAACATTAATAAGATTTGGTCTATAGTAGTATGAGTAGAGCGTTGTCTTACTGGCAAACATAAACGTCCACTAGACAACACATCTAAACATTATTTAACAGAAATAACAAACCatattgtatttcttttataaactaATTCAATTAGAAAGTAAAAAGAAGACTCTTATTGCACCCAAGCtgttttgaatacattttttttcaattttacaaaatactatATATTAAGTTAACGTCTTAAAGCAACACACAACAATGTTACAGATTGTGATCGTTTGTTTCTCTCTTCTAAGTTTTCTTGTGTAATAAAAACCCTTTATCTGGACAATCATTCTCGTAATAATGCTGTTTAACGCTGCTAACGTCGATACTTTTGAACAAAAATGCACTCCAGCGTGTTCAAAAAGCTTTTGCGTGACCATCGCGTTTTATCGTCCTAATCGCACTTTAGGGTCCCCatcgaactttaaaattgatttggAATACTATTTAGAACTATTGTAtctaaatttacaaaacaatttttactACATtggttattgaaaaaataatctttttaaatACCCCTTGCTGTTTTCTGTGCACTCTTTCCTGGAAGATACTGTTCATCTGGACAGGGGTCATCGAGTGTTCTACTTCCATCCAATACAATCATGTAAATAGCTCTGTATGTTAAAAATGTCTGATGAGTTGAATAGAAAACATCTTGCCCTCCAAAATCCCAGATAATTATAGGTGCTATCTTTTTGTTGTGCAACTGCTTTTTCCCAACTTTAgaagacatttttaaaaacttttcttttgaaattgacACTTTGACTTCTTTGACTTTTTTTGAAACCCCAAACAGATTTTTAAGCTTTCTGATAACTCCAGATTTAGTAACAGTATGTATATGCATCTCACTAGTTAGACTTGACTTCGCACTAGCACCATCTGATTCATCAATGAGGTCGTCATTATCAGGCAAAGCTTCACCACTGTCTCCGTCATTTGAGGATTCAGTTGTGTCGTGCTCAGTTATAACATCTTGTAGGACTTGCTTGTTCCTTTTTTCAGATTCGTCTGATCTTTTCATGTACGTTATCTGTGAACCTATCTGACTTTCTGAACTAGGCTGTCGTTCTTGTATGCCTGCCTCATACTCGTCATCGTCAACGTATACAACTAAGGTAAGAAATAAATCTGATACGTAAATAATCAAAGCAAGGGAACATTTCCATACACACTAACTTATGTTTACTAGTCATGATAATATGTGCTTTTTCCAATATTGAACTATTTAGGACAGATACTATGTTCGCTTAATCCAAGAAACATAAGATAGCAATAACATAATTGTACATACATAGATATATGGT is part of the Mytilus trossulus isolate FHL-02 chromosome 13, PNRI_Mtr1.1.1.hap1, whole genome shotgun sequence genome and encodes:
- the LOC134694372 gene encoding uncharacterized protein LOC134694372 gives rise to the protein MLAGEQGTGKTTLARYLVGKQPTRVRISTDGIELYNGLSYMDRESKNWLGGLQEFSLEEILVSRSLLKEENITKQNKLDDTPPTSKDIPVDAHTVSLPESNKNLRRESSDRLTFDTTREMSEHDVVYVDDDEYEAGIQERQPSSESQIGSQITYMKRSDESEKRNKQVLQDVITEHDTTESSNDGDSGEALPDNDDLIDESDGASAKSSLTSEMHIHTVTKSGVIRKLKNLFGVSKKVKEVKVSISKEKFLKMSSKVGKKQLHNKKIAPIIIWDFGGQDVFYSTHQTFLTYRAIYMIVLDGSRTLDDPCPDEQYLPGKSAQKTARDYLLFWVNTIVTYCKGSNQGFPKIMVVLTHKDQVKAHEVEERRRDIFAEINKMFQRTPLRQHLVIDDQIFVNAKDKNDTEMETIQKIIIKESERQPNWGELLPKCFIPLELEFASLIRRNIPLITLEHLKKINALQPIRPLSDDELKVFLKFQHSIGKLLYFDEPKLNDRIILSPTLLIDAFKSIVTDRRFCKGDRKREDIWDAMGTKGVVSKHAIHEVWKRKKYEKFHKDEDYLLNVMTHLDILVEPKRYDTNRTRIPADFYYVASMVRASDDSGYLHAADITQRNIAIAFQSTSMMIPPALSFRFISYCLSVWSVKRYGEINREMLFHRSGVFTIDPSLDMYILCEDDKITVRLVHARTNALIMRDLASSINECLTSALEKISQLYIRTSGDQSHSSDASFVTNVCCSSPDKPCILPFNNLAQVGKIWNCPIHGIEHNIHTIKSWIPGKDEDRCEPGCPVTNDEFLKEQPSDLHLRRLSLVYNRNETQELALQLGLTSADFDNLSRTEDSETWKFEVFKKCRDRFALTFRNIRDACEAGKFGNIHRFCKLVKGVYIDFDTEPEKWDLVPTEEHIDRLAPLIGNNSLQFLIELEMEFKTWEQIMYRHTIERDLVKLNKDILEEWKTKFCKMHSLKPTLRKIAQAFSNIGKHIQIVENTLSDLL